From a single Kitasatospora sp. NBC_00458 genomic region:
- the wecB gene encoding non-hydrolyzing UDP-N-acetylglucosamine 2-epimerase: MTLCPLPKPDVRPLAPGSVAVVLGTRPELVKLAPLIHELGPATRLVHTGQHWDEAMSGSFLRDLGLPRPELLTGVGGRPRAGQIAQSLGQLDAAFAEDRPAAVVVQGDTNATLAGALAANAREIPLVHVEAGLRSFDRAMPEEHNRVMVDHVSDLLCAATTDNAANLRAESLAEERIALTGNTVVEVVRRRLPGAGARAALLARHGVEEDGYVLATVHRPENTDSAEALGAVLAELDRIARDGTPVLFPMHPRTRAAVERFGLDALLERLAVTGPVGYADFLGLARHAALLVSDSGGVQEECTVLGRPLLVVRRSTERPEAVDAGFAALVRPGGELGALARAWLADTPERLARLAATPSPYGDGLASARIAGLTARLTSPQVAAAA, encoded by the coding sequence ATGACCCTGTGCCCCCTGCCGAAGCCCGACGTCCGCCCGCTCGCCCCCGGCAGCGTCGCCGTGGTCCTCGGGACCCGCCCCGAGCTGGTCAAGCTCGCCCCGCTGATCCACGAGCTCGGTCCGGCCACCCGGCTGGTCCACACCGGCCAGCACTGGGACGAGGCGATGTCCGGCAGCTTCCTGCGCGACCTCGGCCTGCCCCGGCCCGAACTGCTCACCGGTGTCGGCGGCCGCCCCCGCGCCGGGCAGATCGCCCAGTCGCTCGGCCAGCTCGACGCCGCCTTCGCCGAGGACCGCCCGGCCGCCGTCGTCGTCCAGGGCGACACCAACGCCACCCTGGCCGGCGCGCTCGCCGCCAACGCCCGGGAGATCCCGCTGGTCCACGTCGAGGCCGGGCTGCGCAGCTTCGACCGGGCGATGCCCGAGGAGCACAACCGGGTGATGGTCGACCACGTCTCCGACCTGCTCTGCGCCGCCACCACCGACAACGCCGCCAACCTGCGGGCCGAGTCGCTGGCCGAGGAGCGGATCGCGCTCACCGGCAACACCGTGGTCGAGGTGGTCCGCCGCAGGCTGCCCGGGGCCGGTGCCCGGGCCGCGCTGCTCGCCCGGCACGGGGTGGAGGAGGACGGCTACGTGCTGGCCACCGTGCACCGGCCGGAGAACACCGACTCCGCCGAGGCGCTCGGCGCCGTCCTCGCCGAACTGGACCGGATCGCCCGGGACGGCACCCCGGTGCTGTTCCCGATGCACCCGCGCACCCGGGCGGCCGTCGAGCGGTTCGGCCTGGACGCCCTGCTGGAGCGACTGGCCGTCACCGGGCCGGTCGGCTACGCCGACTTCCTCGGCCTCGCCCGGCACGCCGCCCTGCTGGTCTCCGACTCCGGCGGGGTGCAGGAGGAGTGCACCGTGCTCGGCCGCCCGCTGCTGGTCGTCCGCCGCTCCACCGAACGGCCGGAGGCGGTCGACGCCGGCTTCGCCGCACTGGTGCGGCCGGGCGGGGAACTCGGCGCCCTGGCCCGCGCCTGGCTCGCCGACACCCCCGAGCGGCTCGCCCGGCTGGCGGCCACCCCGAGCCCCTACGGCGACGGTCTCGCCTCCGCCCGGATCGCCGGGCTGACCGCGCGGCTGACATCGCCGCAGGTCGCGGCCGCCGCCTGA
- a CDS encoding DUF4233 domain-containing protein produces MRTLCSSTLIGEALLIMFAGLVAMQLSDVPTATVWTVSGIAMALCVLLCGMIGRPGAVPVGWALQIGLIASGFVLPTMFGLGAVFAGLWWCSVHYGRKIDEIKAARAAAAPAPAV; encoded by the coding sequence ATGAGGACGCTCTGTTCCTCGACGCTGATCGGCGAGGCTCTGCTGATCATGTTCGCCGGCCTGGTGGCCATGCAGCTCTCGGACGTCCCCACGGCCACCGTGTGGACCGTCAGCGGCATCGCGATGGCGCTCTGCGTGCTGCTCTGCGGCATGATCGGCCGGCCCGGCGCCGTCCCCGTCGGCTGGGCGCTGCAGATCGGACTGATCGCCAGCGGCTTCGTCCTGCCGACCATGTTCGGGCTAGGCGCCGTCTTCGCCGGCCTGTGGTGGTGCTCGGTGCACTACGGCCGGAAGATCGACGAGATCAAGGCCGCCCGGGCCGCCGCCGCACCGGCCCCGGCGGTCTGA
- the folC gene encoding bifunctional tetrahydrofolate synthase/dihydrofolate synthase, translating into MSDKADPNPYTLRPADGTAADALRDVEVELSKRWPENKLEPSLDRIEALMDILGQPQRSFPSIHITGTNGKTSTARMIEQLLNTFELRTGRYTSPHVESVTERISLDGSPISPELFVEVYRDIEPYVRMVDEREPVAMSFFEVLTGMAYAAFADAPVDVGVIEVGMGGSWDATNVIDAAVAVITPIGLDHTDKLGETTGEIAVEKSGIVKPGAVAVVAQQQLDAAQTILRRAVEVDATVAREGMEFGVIRREVAIGGQLVTLRGLGGEEYEEVFIPLHGAHQAQNAALALAAVEAFFGVGGARGGQLDVDKVRQAFSGVASPGRLEVVRRSPTILLDAAHNPDGAHATVAAIGESFGFTRLVGVVGTSGDKDVAGLLEAFEPLLAEVVITRNSTHRAMDVDALAALAVEIFGEDRVQVEPRLDDAIAAAVTLAEEEGDLGGAGVLVTGSVITVGEARLLLGRK; encoded by the coding sequence GTGAGCGACAAGGCCGACCCGAACCCGTACACCCTCCGCCCCGCCGACGGCACCGCCGCCGACGCCCTGCGCGACGTCGAGGTGGAACTCTCCAAGCGCTGGCCGGAGAACAAGCTGGAGCCCTCGCTCGACCGGATCGAGGCGCTGATGGACATCCTGGGCCAGCCCCAGCGGTCCTTCCCCTCCATCCACATCACCGGCACCAACGGCAAGACCTCCACCGCCCGGATGATCGAGCAGCTGCTCAACACCTTCGAGCTGCGCACCGGCCGCTACACCAGCCCGCACGTGGAGTCCGTCACCGAGCGGATCAGCCTGGACGGCTCCCCGATCAGCCCCGAGCTGTTCGTCGAGGTCTACCGGGACATCGAGCCGTACGTGCGGATGGTCGACGAGCGCGAGCCGGTCGCGATGTCCTTCTTCGAGGTGCTGACCGGCATGGCGTACGCGGCCTTCGCCGACGCCCCGGTGGACGTCGGCGTGATCGAGGTCGGCATGGGCGGCTCCTGGGACGCCACCAACGTCATCGACGCCGCCGTCGCGGTGATCACCCCGATCGGCCTGGACCACACCGACAAGCTGGGGGAGACCACCGGCGAGATCGCGGTCGAGAAGTCCGGGATCGTCAAGCCGGGGGCCGTCGCCGTCGTCGCCCAGCAGCAGCTGGACGCGGCCCAGACCATCCTGCGGCGCGCCGTCGAGGTGGACGCCACGGTGGCCCGCGAGGGCATGGAGTTCGGCGTGATCCGCCGTGAGGTCGCCATCGGCGGCCAGCTGGTGACGCTGCGCGGGCTCGGCGGCGAGGAGTACGAGGAGGTCTTCATCCCGCTGCACGGCGCCCACCAGGCGCAGAACGCCGCGCTCGCGCTGGCGGCGGTCGAGGCCTTCTTCGGCGTCGGCGGCGCCCGCGGCGGGCAGCTGGACGTGGACAAGGTGCGGCAGGCGTTCTCCGGCGTCGCCTCGCCGGGCCGCCTGGAGGTCGTCCGCCGCAGCCCGACCATCCTCCTGGACGCCGCGCACAACCCGGACGGCGCCCACGCCACGGTGGCCGCGATCGGCGAGTCCTTCGGCTTCACCCGGCTGGTCGGCGTGGTCGGCACCAGCGGCGACAAGGACGTGGCCGGCCTGCTGGAGGCCTTCGAGCCGCTCCTGGCCGAGGTCGTCATCACCCGGAACTCCACCCACCGCGCGATGGACGTGGACGCGCTGGCCGCGCTCGCGGTCGAGATCTTCGGCGAGGACCGCGTCCAGGTCGAGCCCCGGCTCGACGACGCCATCGCCGCCGCCGTCACCCTGGCCGAGGAGGAGGGCGACCTCGGCGGCGCCGGGGTGCTGGTCACCGGTTCGGTCATCACGGTGGGCGAGGCCCGCCTGCTGCTCGGGAGGAAGTGA
- a CDS encoding rod shape-determining protein has product MSFIGRDLAIDLGTANTLVYVRGKGIVLNEPSVVAVNTNTGGILAVGSEAKKMIGRTPGNIVAIRPLKDGVIADFEITERMLRYFILKIHRRRFLARPRVVVCVPSGITGVERRAVIEASLQAGCRQVHIIEEPMAAAIGAGLPVHEPTGNMVVDIGGGTTEVAVISLGGIVTAQSIRVAGDELDNAIVQHIKKEYSLLLGERSAEQIKMSIGSAFGLEGEKDEHAEIRGRDLVSGLPKTVVISAAEVREAIDEPVNSIIDAVKTTLDQCPPELAGDVMDRGIVLTGGGALLRGLDERLRRETGMPIHIAENPLDSVALGSGKCVEEFEALQQVLDAAPRR; this is encoded by the coding sequence CTGTCGTTCATCGGCCGCGACTTGGCGATCGACCTCGGAACTGCCAACACGCTGGTGTACGTCAGGGGCAAGGGGATCGTCCTCAACGAGCCGTCGGTGGTCGCGGTCAACACCAACACCGGGGGGATCCTGGCCGTCGGCTCCGAGGCCAAGAAGATGATCGGCCGCACCCCGGGCAACATCGTCGCGATCCGCCCGCTCAAGGACGGCGTCATCGCCGACTTCGAGATCACCGAGCGGATGCTCCGCTACTTCATCCTCAAGATCCACCGGCGCCGCTTCCTGGCCCGCCCCCGGGTCGTCGTCTGCGTGCCCTCCGGCATCACCGGCGTCGAGCGCCGCGCCGTCATCGAGGCCTCCCTGCAGGCCGGCTGCCGCCAGGTGCACATCATCGAGGAACCGATGGCCGCCGCGATCGGCGCCGGCCTCCCGGTCCACGAGCCCACCGGCAACATGGTCGTCGACATCGGCGGGGGCACCACCGAGGTCGCCGTCATCTCGCTCGGCGGCATCGTCACCGCGCAGTCCATCCGGGTCGCCGGCGACGAGCTGGACAACGCCATCGTCCAGCACATCAAGAAGGAGTACTCGCTGCTCCTGGGCGAGCGCAGCGCCGAGCAGATCAAGATGAGCATCGGCTCCGCCTTCGGCCTGGAGGGCGAGAAGGACGAGCACGCCGAGATCCGCGGCCGCGACCTGGTCAGCGGCCTGCCCAAGACCGTCGTCATCTCCGCCGCCGAGGTCCGCGAGGCCATCGACGAGCCGGTGAACTCGATCATCGACGCGGTCAAGACCACCCTCGACCAGTGCCCGCCCGAGCTGGCCGGCGACGTCATGGACCGGGGCATCGTGCTCACCGGCGGCGGCGCCCTGCTCCGCGGCCTGGACGAGCGGCTGCGCCGGGAGACCGGCATGCCGATCCACATCGCCGAGAACCCGCTGGACTCCGTCGCACTCGGGTCCGGCAAGTGCGTCGAGGAGTTCGAGGCCCTCCAGCAGGTACTCGACGCCGCACCGCGCCGTTAG
- a CDS encoding glycosyltransferase family 2 protein, with protein sequence MPDALRGFIEVRRDSIVWLAGLVSLALLVYMALVFGRFLLYWAGSRHAFRHNTPGEPGDPSAFHWHLVIPCRDEEAVVAQTLAGLRAVAPAAHLWVIDDDSEDATRELVLAAAGHDDRIHLVQRRRPHARIGKGAALNAAYREISAGLPAGTDRSRVVVGVVDADGQLDHGTLEQVCNDRALGRSDTGAVQIGVRMRNAEDERPLPGRGRLANAFARALVRMQDVEFQANNAGMQLLRRRTGSVGLGGNGQFVRLTALDSLTAEEGRAGRPWPERALLEDYESGLDLRLAGWRLTHVTEAAVSQEALVSGRRFLTQRTRWAQGNMQCLRYTGRVLRSPHYRPAGKAEVLYTFLQPVVCVLLVVLTPLSIAITAAGLVLFPAETAAFQLRFGPWMALAFVLATLPMLFWGFAYRRLVHPDRSRLTGLLWGVLVWLYAYHLFVVAARAAVRLLLGRNGWAKTRRNAEKVALGAPTALES encoded by the coding sequence ATGCCCGACGCCCTGCGCGGTTTCATCGAGGTCCGCCGCGACAGCATCGTCTGGCTCGCCGGACTGGTCTCGCTGGCGCTGCTGGTCTACATGGCGCTCGTCTTCGGACGCTTCCTGCTCTACTGGGCCGGCTCCCGGCACGCCTTCCGGCACAACACCCCCGGCGAGCCCGGCGACCCGTCCGCCTTCCACTGGCACCTGGTGATCCCGTGCCGCGACGAGGAGGCGGTGGTCGCCCAGACCCTGGCCGGACTGCGGGCCGTCGCCCCCGCCGCCCACCTCTGGGTGATCGACGACGACAGCGAGGACGCCACCCGCGAGCTGGTGCTCGCCGCGGCCGGGCACGACGACCGGATCCACCTCGTCCAGCGCCGCCGCCCGCACGCCCGGATCGGCAAGGGCGCCGCCCTCAACGCCGCCTACCGGGAGATCTCCGCCGGCCTGCCCGCCGGCACCGACCGGTCCCGGGTCGTCGTCGGCGTGGTCGACGCCGACGGTCAGCTCGACCACGGCACCCTCGAACAGGTCTGCAACGACCGGGCTCTCGGCCGCTCCGACACCGGCGCGGTGCAGATCGGCGTCCGGATGCGCAACGCCGAGGACGAGCGGCCGCTGCCCGGACGCGGCCGGCTCGCCAACGCGTTCGCCCGCGCCCTGGTCCGGATGCAGGACGTCGAGTTCCAGGCCAACAACGCCGGCATGCAGCTGCTGCGCCGCCGCACCGGCAGCGTCGGCCTCGGCGGCAACGGCCAGTTCGTCCGGCTCACCGCCCTGGACTCGCTGACCGCCGAGGAGGGCCGCGCCGGCCGGCCGTGGCCGGAGCGCGCCCTGCTGGAGGACTACGAGTCCGGCCTGGACCTGCGGCTGGCCGGCTGGCGGCTCACCCACGTCACCGAGGCCGCCGTCTCCCAGGAGGCCCTGGTCTCCGGCCGGCGCTTCCTCACCCAGCGCACCCGCTGGGCCCAGGGCAACATGCAGTGCCTGCGCTACACCGGCCGGGTCCTGCGCTCCCCGCACTACCGCCCCGCCGGCAAGGCCGAGGTGCTCTACACCTTCCTCCAGCCGGTGGTCTGCGTGCTGCTGGTCGTGCTCACCCCGCTGTCGATCGCGATCACCGCGGCCGGCCTGGTGCTCTTCCCCGCGGAGACCGCCGCGTTCCAGCTCCGCTTCGGCCCCTGGATGGCGCTCGCCTTCGTGCTCGCCACCCTGCCGATGCTGTTCTGGGGCTTCGCCTACCGCCGGCTCGTCCACCCCGACCGCAGCCGGCTCACCGGACTGCTCTGGGGCGTCCTGGTCTGGCTCTACGCCTACCACCTGTTCGTGGTCGCCGCCCGGGCGGCCGTCCGGCTGCTGCTCGGCCGCAACGGCTGGGCCAAGACCAGGCGCAACGCCGAGAAGGTCGCGCTCGGCGCCCCCACCGCCCTCGAATCCTGA
- the mreC gene encoding rod shape-determining protein MreC, producing the protein MRDTRESRLLLILLVAVAFALITVDIKGGESSPLGGARRAAASVLGPVERGAATAVDPVADTVRAFRDAAADSGRTDQLARENTELRQKLASSDMAGGRTKQLDDLLRTAGAGGYTVKAAQTIAIGPAQGFSWTITIDAGSDDGLTRDMTVINGQGLVGRITTVAPTTATVLLASDPGFSAGTRLEATGEIGFASGGGSSAMKVSLLNGKAQVKDGDRLVTFGSQSGRPFVPGVPIGKVVQVEANPGQLTKTILVEPFVQFTRLDLVGVVVVPPRTDPRDAVLPPAPAPAGQAPAAPAAPAAAPAAVPPAKPNGGN; encoded by the coding sequence GTGAGGGACACACGAGAGAGCCGGCTGCTGCTCATCCTGCTGGTGGCCGTCGCCTTCGCGCTGATCACCGTCGACATCAAGGGCGGTGAAAGCTCCCCGCTCGGCGGCGCCCGGCGCGCCGCGGCCTCCGTCCTCGGCCCCGTCGAACGGGGCGCGGCCACCGCCGTCGACCCGGTCGCCGACACCGTCCGGGCCTTCCGCGACGCCGCCGCGGACAGCGGCCGCACCGACCAGCTCGCCCGGGAGAACACCGAACTGCGGCAGAAGCTGGCCTCCTCCGACATGGCCGGCGGACGCACCAAGCAGCTCGACGACCTGCTGCGCACGGCCGGCGCCGGCGGATACACCGTCAAGGCCGCCCAGACCATCGCGATCGGCCCGGCCCAGGGCTTCTCCTGGACCATCACCATCGACGCCGGCAGCGACGACGGGCTCACCCGGGACATGACCGTGATCAACGGCCAGGGCCTGGTCGGCCGGATCACCACCGTCGCCCCGACCACCGCCACCGTGCTGCTCGCCTCCGACCCCGGCTTCTCCGCCGGCACCCGGCTGGAGGCCACCGGCGAGATCGGCTTCGCCTCCGGCGGCGGCAGCAGCGCCATGAAGGTCTCGCTGCTCAACGGCAAGGCCCAGGTCAAGGACGGCGACCGGCTGGTCACCTTCGGATCGCAGAGCGGCCGCCCGTTCGTCCCCGGCGTCCCGATCGGCAAGGTGGTCCAGGTCGAGGCCAACCCCGGCCAGCTCACCAAGACGATCCTGGTCGAGCCGTTCGTCCAGTTCACCCGGCTCGACCTGGTCGGCGTGGTCGTCGTCCCGCCGCGCACCGACCCGCGGGACGCCGTCCTGCCGCCCGCCCCCGCGCCGGCCGGCCAGGCCCCGGCGGCGCCCGCCGCACCGGCCGCGGCCCCGGCCGCCGTCCCGCCCGCCAAGCCCAATGGGGGGAACTGA
- the ndk gene encoding nucleoside-diphosphate kinase — MSQRTLVLLKPDAVKRGLAGEIISRIERKAGWRLTAVELRTFERTTLEQHYAEHVGRPFYEPLLEFMTSGPSIALIVEGEEVVAGIRMLAGATNPLEAGAGTIRGDYATITRENLIHASDSPESAEREIKIFFPAQV; from the coding sequence GTGTCCCAGCGCACGCTCGTCCTGCTCAAGCCCGACGCCGTCAAGCGCGGCCTGGCCGGCGAGATCATCAGCCGCATCGAGCGCAAGGCCGGCTGGCGCCTCACCGCCGTCGAGCTGCGCACCTTCGAGCGGACGACGCTGGAGCAGCACTACGCGGAGCACGTCGGCCGCCCGTTCTACGAGCCGCTGCTGGAGTTCATGACCTCCGGCCCGTCCATCGCCCTGATCGTCGAGGGCGAGGAGGTCGTCGCCGGCATCCGCATGCTGGCCGGCGCCACCAACCCGCTGGAGGCCGGGGCCGGCACCATCCGCGGCGACTACGCGACCATCACCCGTGAGAACCTGATCCACGCCTCCGACTCGCCCGAGTCCGCCGAGCGCGAGATCAAGATCTTCTTCCCGGCCCAGGTCTGA
- a CDS encoding chitinase has translation MPPAHNRRPRAVHSLLAGASAIAVGLSGLVLAGGTGAHAAADVVELVTNGGFENADHLGGWTCSSGAAETTTVHSGSAALRSTPGNSATGECSQTVTVKPSSTYTLSSWVQGSYVYLGARGTGGTDPSTWTPGGAAWSKLSTTFTTGANTTSVTVYLHGWYGQPAFLADDVSLQGPGDPKPSPTATTPTPTPTDTPTPTDTPTPTDTPTRPGPKHLLTGYWQNFDNNATVQRISDVPAAYDIIAVSFADATSTPGGLSFTLDPVLSSRLGGYTEAQFKADIAAKKAAGKKVILSVGGQNGTVSVNSSTSATNFANTAWSLMQGYGFDGIDIDLENGVSATYMGQALHSLAAKAGKGFVLTMAPQTIDMQSTGMEYFKLALNVKDILTIVNMQYYNSGAMLGCDGQVYSQGSVNFLTALACIQLKGGLRPDQVGLGVPASTSAAGGGYVSPSVVNNALDCLAAGTNCGTFKPDTKWPGIGGAMTWSTNWDAKAGGGIASTVGSHLHAMP, from the coding sequence ATGCCACCTGCCCACAACCGGCGCCCCCGCGCCGTGCACTCCCTGCTCGCCGGCGCCAGCGCGATCGCGGTGGGACTGAGCGGCCTCGTCCTGGCCGGCGGCACCGGCGCGCACGCCGCCGCCGACGTCGTGGAACTGGTCACCAACGGCGGCTTCGAGAACGCCGACCACCTCGGCGGCTGGACGTGTTCCTCCGGCGCCGCGGAGACCACCACCGTGCACTCCGGCTCGGCCGCACTGCGCTCGACCCCCGGCAACAGCGCCACCGGCGAGTGCAGCCAGACCGTCACCGTGAAGCCCTCCTCGACCTACACGCTGAGCAGCTGGGTCCAGGGCTCGTACGTCTACCTCGGCGCCCGCGGCACCGGCGGCACCGACCCGAGCACCTGGACCCCCGGCGGAGCCGCCTGGTCCAAGCTCAGCACCACCTTCACCACCGGGGCGAACACCACCAGCGTCACCGTCTACCTGCACGGCTGGTACGGGCAGCCCGCCTTCCTCGCCGACGACGTCTCGCTGCAGGGCCCCGGCGACCCGAAGCCCTCCCCCACCGCCACCACCCCGACCCCGACCCCCACCGACACGCCGACACCGACCGACACCCCCACGCCCACCGACACCCCGACCCGCCCCGGGCCCAAGCACCTGCTCACCGGCTACTGGCAGAACTTCGACAACAACGCCACCGTGCAGCGGATCAGCGACGTACCGGCCGCGTACGACATCATCGCGGTCTCCTTCGCGGACGCCACCAGCACGCCCGGCGGGCTCAGCTTCACCCTGGACCCGGTGCTCTCCTCCAGGCTCGGCGGCTACACCGAGGCGCAGTTCAAGGCCGACATCGCGGCCAAGAAGGCGGCCGGCAAGAAGGTGATCCTCTCGGTCGGCGGCCAGAACGGCACGGTCTCGGTGAACAGCTCCACCTCCGCGACCAACTTCGCCAACACCGCCTGGTCCCTGATGCAGGGCTACGGATTCGACGGGATCGACATCGACCTGGAGAACGGCGTCAGCGCCACCTACATGGGCCAGGCGCTGCACAGCCTGGCGGCGAAGGCCGGCAAGGGCTTCGTGCTCACCATGGCGCCGCAGACCATCGACATGCAGTCGACCGGGATGGAGTACTTCAAGCTGGCGCTGAACGTGAAGGACATCCTCACCATCGTCAACATGCAGTACTACAACTCCGGCGCGATGCTGGGCTGCGACGGACAGGTCTACTCCCAGGGGAGCGTCAACTTCCTCACCGCCCTGGCCTGCATCCAGCTCAAGGGCGGGCTGCGGCCCGACCAGGTGGGGCTCGGCGTCCCCGCGTCCACCAGCGCGGCCGGCGGCGGGTACGTCAGCCCGAGCGTGGTCAACAACGCGCTGGACTGCCTGGCCGCCGGCACCAACTGCGGCACCTTCAAGCCCGACACCAAGTGGCCCGGGATCGGCGGGGCCATGACCTGGTCGACCAACTGGGACGCCAAGGCGGGCGGCGGGATCGCCTCCACCGTCGGCTCGCACCTGCACGCGATGCCGTAA